Within the Petrotoga mexicana DSM 14811 genome, the region ACATTTTGAATATCCTTGAACTTCTCAATGCCAAGGAAAAAGTAAAAGAACTAAGTGAATTAATGGATATAAGGGATTTACGTAGCAACGTTACAAGGACTATTAATTTAATATCTGCTAATTCATCAAAAACAGCTCATAGCTCAATAAAGCAAATTAACGATATACAAATTATTCAAGAAAGCATTGGTTTAGATAGTTTACCAAACGACCTAAAACAAATTGCTGCTTTTAGATTAGAAAATGAAGATGCAAGTTTGAGTAACATGGCAGAATCTTTATCAATGAAAAAATCTACCTTGTACAACAAACTAAAAAAAATTTCAAAAATTGCTGAATCTCTAAAAAATACCTAATTTAGGTAAAATGGTGGTGCAATAATTATGAAATGTCCTTTCTGTGGTTACGAGGAAACTAAAGTTCTAGACTCAAGACCAGTTAGTAACGGCACTTCCATAAGAAGAAGAAGAGAGTGTTTGCAATGCCAAGCACGCTTTACAACTTATGAAAGATACGAACAAACAAGGATAAGAATAATAAAAAAAGATGGCAGAAGAGAACTATACGATAGAAAAAAACTAATGAACGGGATCTTAAAGGCATGTGAAAAAAGGCCTGTAAGTACGGATCAAATCGAAGAAATTGTTGATAATATAGAAGAACAATTAAGAAGAAGTGGCAATTCAGAAATTTATTCTTCTGAAATCGGTGATAAGGTTATGGAGCAATTGAAATCAATCGACCAGGTAGCTTATGTAAGATTTGCTTCGGTTTATAAAGAATTCAGAGATTTAGACAGTTTTTTACAGGCTATAAGAGAATTAAAAAATAGTTAATCACCATTATTAGAAATGGGAGGAGCGATACAAAAGTGGCTGAACAAGTATACAAACTAACCAGAGAAGGGTACGAAAAATTAAAAAAGGAACGAGAAGAGCTTAAAAAAAGACTTATGGGGGAAGTTGCCCAAAGAATTAAAGAAGCCAGGGAATTGGGAGATTTATCAGAGAACAGTGAGTACGAAGAGGCAAAAAACGAACAAGGAATGATAGATTCAAGAATCAAAGAGATAGATTACATATTAGACAATGCAGAAGTAATTGAAAATGGAAGCAATCACGATAATTCTACCGTAAGTTTAGGAAAAAAGGTGAAAATAAAAGATTATAGATTGAATAGAGAACAGGAGTTCTTGCTAGTTACCCCTCAAGAGGCAAATATCGAAGAAAATAAGATCAGTATTGAATCTCCTATTGGAAGATCATTACTAGGAAGAAGAAAAGGGGAAGTTATCAACATTAAAACAGCCAGAGGAAGCTCAAAAAAAATAGAAATCAAAGAGATAAGCTAAGATTTCACACATTACAAACTAACTTTACCAAGCAGGAGGCAAAGTATGGATCTTAGAAATATACGAATACATCTAATTAAAGAAATGAGAGAAAAAGGATACAATCCGTATAAGTACAATTTTCAAAAAAATTATACTTCTCAACAAATTAAAGATCTTTTCGACAGTAAAATAGAGGCTGGCCAACAATTACCGGATCAAGCTTTTAATTTCGCCGGAAGGTTGATGAATCTAAGAAAACACGGCAAATCTGCTTTTGCTGATTTAAAGGATGAATTTGGACGTATCCAAATATATATCCGTTTAGATCAAGTAGGGCAAGAAAGTTATGATTTTTTCAAAGAATATATTGATATCGGAGATTGGATAGGAATAAAAGGTTATCCCTTCAAAACAAGAACCGGCGAATTAACCCTTTTGGCTTTAGAAATAGAATTACTTTCAAAGGCTATTCGCCCTCTTCCAGAAAAATGGCATGGACTCAAAGATAAAGAAGTTCGATATAGACAAAGATATGTGGATATGATCGCAAACGATGACACCATTAAAACCCTTAGAACACGTTTTTTAATCATCAAATACATTAGAGAATACTTAAACAACAAAGGTTTTTTAGAAGTCGAAACTCCTGTTCTCCAAAGTATAATGGGGGGAGCAAATGCAAGACCTTTTATTACCCATCTAAACGTTTATGATATAGATATGTACCTCCGGATAGCCACAGAACTACATCTAAAAAGATTGGTCGTCGGAGGCATGGAAAAAGTTTATGAAATAGGGAAAATATTCAGAAACGAAGGTGTTTCAAACAAACATAATCCAGAATTCACAACTATTGAGTTGTATCAAGCTTTTGCTGACTACAACAATATGATGGAACTAACCGAAGATCTCTTGTACAACATTACAAAAAAAGTTCACAACAAAGCAAAAGTTACATATCAAGGAGAAGAAATAGATTTCACACCTCCTTTCAAAAGAATAAAGATGAGAGAATTCATACAAGAAAATCTTGGAATAGATATAGTAGAAGCTAGTGATCAAGAACTAAAAGAGTTTTTGAAAAACCAAGGTGAAGAGGTAGAAATAGAAGACAGATACCATTATCTCGATAAAGTATGGGATTTAGTCGAAGATAAGATCATTCAACCTACATTTGTTATGGATTACCCTATAGAATTATCTCCACTAGCAAAAAGAAAAAAAGATGACCCAAGGTTGACCGAAAGGTTTGAATTAATAATAAAGGGCAACGAAATAGCTAACGCCTTTTCTGAATTGAATGATCCTCAAGATCAATTTGAAAGGTTTAAAAAGCAAATGGAACTGAAAGAGTTGGGCGATGAAGAAGCTCAAATGATGGATCTTGATTTCATAAGGGCCTTAGAATATGGTTTGCCACCAACTGGAGGGCTAGGAATAGGTATTGACAGAGTTTGTATGTTGCTCACCGATACTCCAACTATTCGCGACATAATACCTTTCCCAATTGTAAAACCAGTGTCTTTCGAAGACGAAGAAGCTATGTTGAAAGAAGAAGAGACTAACGAGTAAAAGAGGATTTTAATGCATTTAAAAGCCTTTGGAAAAGTTAACCTTTACTTAGATGTAATTAGTAGGAGAAAAGATAGTTACCATAATATTTTAACCCTTTTCCAATCTATTAACGAACACGACGATATATTTATCGAATTTTCTAAAAGTGAAATATTCGAATCAGAACCTCCTTTAAATATTTCATGGGATAATAATATAATAAAAAAGTCCATAGAGACCTTTAAAAAAGAAACGGGTTTTTACAATTTTAACTTAAAAATTAAGCTTATTAAGAATTTACCTATGGGTGGAGGATTAGGGGGCGGAAGTGCCAATGCCGCTGCTGTTTTAAACTTTCTCTCAAAGAATTTTAAAATATCAGAAAAAGACTTATTCGAAATAAGTTGCAAAGTTGGAAGTGATGTTCCTTTTTTGCTAAAAGGCGGAACGGCTATCGGTAAAGGCAAAGGAGAAATTTTAGAATTTTTGGAACCGTTAAAATTAAATATAAAAATATACCCCATGAACTATAACATTGATACTAAAAAAATGTATGAAAAAATAGACCAAAATTGGGAAAGTATCATCCATTTTGGTGATCCATACAAACTGTACAAAGCTTTAAAAAATAACGACGTTATAACTGCTAAACAAAATGCGTTTAACGTTTTCGAACAAGTGGTATTCAAAGAATATCCTAAATTGAAACAAAAAAAGGATGACCTAGAAAAGGATGAAGAAATTATATTTGCTTTGATGTCTGGTTCAGGTAGTACGTTATACAAAGTAATTGAAGCTAACTGAACTCTTTATCTAGCTTATAGACAAAAGCAATTATTTCAGCAGCTAGCTCATACAACTCGGCAGGAATTTCTTCATCCAAATCTAAACCATAAAACTCTTCAACAGCTTTTTCGCTTTTAACTATTGGTATGTGTTCCTCTTCAGCTATTTCTATGATCCTTCTGGCTATTGAATCGATACCTTTAGCAACGACTTTAGGTGCCTGATCCGTTCCTCGCTTATACCGTAAAGCTACCGCTTTTTTTGAATTAGACATTTTTTCATCACTTCTTTAAATACTCTTTCATTGTTTCAACAATGTAATCCGCATCTTTTTTACTTACCCAATAATTAGTTACAAATCTGAATTCTCCATTTTCTGGTGGATTTATTTTGATACCTTTTTCTAAAAAAAATGATACCATTTCCTCAAAATTTATATCTTTTTGTATTGTGAAAAAAACCATATTTATATGAATATCGTCTAAGTTCAAAGAAATTTCAGGGATTTCACTCAATCTTTCTCCCAGATATCTAGCGTTTTCATGATCCTCTTTTAGTCTAAATCTCATCTTTTCAAGGGCAATTAACCCTGCAGCAGCTAAAAATCCAGCTTGCCTTAAACCTCCACCCATCAGTTTCCGTTTCTTTTTGGCCTTTTGA harbors:
- the nrdR gene encoding transcriptional regulator NrdR, whose translation is MKCPFCGYEETKVLDSRPVSNGTSIRRRRECLQCQARFTTYERYEQTRIRIIKKDGRRELYDRKKLMNGILKACEKRPVSTDQIEEIVDNIEEQLRRSGNSEIYSSEIGDKVMEQLKSIDQVAYVRFASVYKEFRDLDSFLQAIRELKNS
- the greA gene encoding transcription elongation factor GreA: MAEQVYKLTREGYEKLKKEREELKKRLMGEVAQRIKEARELGDLSENSEYEEAKNEQGMIDSRIKEIDYILDNAEVIENGSNHDNSTVSLGKKVKIKDYRLNREQEFLLVTPQEANIEENKISIESPIGRSLLGRRKGEVINIKTARGSSKKIEIKEIS
- the lysS gene encoding lysine--tRNA ligase, with the translated sequence MDLRNIRIHLIKEMREKGYNPYKYNFQKNYTSQQIKDLFDSKIEAGQQLPDQAFNFAGRLMNLRKHGKSAFADLKDEFGRIQIYIRLDQVGQESYDFFKEYIDIGDWIGIKGYPFKTRTGELTLLALEIELLSKAIRPLPEKWHGLKDKEVRYRQRYVDMIANDDTIKTLRTRFLIIKYIREYLNNKGFLEVETPVLQSIMGGANARPFITHLNVYDIDMYLRIATELHLKRLVVGGMEKVYEIGKIFRNEGVSNKHNPEFTTIELYQAFADYNNMMELTEDLLYNITKKVHNKAKVTYQGEEIDFTPPFKRIKMREFIQENLGIDIVEASDQELKEFLKNQGEEVEIEDRYHYLDKVWDLVEDKIIQPTFVMDYPIELSPLAKRKKDDPRLTERFELIIKGNEIANAFSELNDPQDQFERFKKQMELKELGDEEAQMMDLDFIRALEYGLPPTGGLGIGIDRVCMLLTDTPTIRDIIPFPIVKPVSFEDEEAMLKEEETNE
- the ispE gene encoding 4-(cytidine 5'-diphospho)-2-C-methyl-D-erythritol kinase, with translation MHLKAFGKVNLYLDVISRRKDSYHNILTLFQSINEHDDIFIEFSKSEIFESEPPLNISWDNNIIKKSIETFKKETGFYNFNLKIKLIKNLPMGGGLGGGSANAAAVLNFLSKNFKISEKDLFEISCKVGSDVPFLLKGGTAIGKGKGEILEFLEPLKLNIKIYPMNYNIDTKKMYEKIDQNWESIIHFGDPYKLYKALKNNDVITAKQNAFNVFEQVVFKEYPKLKQKKDDLEKDEEIIFALMSGSGSTLYKVIEAN
- a CDS encoding EscU/YscU/HrcU family type III secretion system export apparatus switch protein, encoding MSNSKKAVALRYKRGTDQAPKVVAKGIDSIARRIIEIAEEEHIPIVKSEKAVEEFYGLDLDEEIPAELYELAAEIIAFVYKLDKEFS